A single window of Pseudarthrobacter psychrotolerans DNA harbors:
- a CDS encoding cold-shock protein: MALGTVKWFNAEKGYGFITVDGSGDDVFVHWSAIEGEGYRALDEGQRVELEVGEGEKGPQAENVRPAQ; this comes from the coding sequence ATGGCATTGGGAACGGTTAAGTGGTTCAACGCCGAAAAGGGCTACGGCTTTATTACGGTGGACGGCTCCGGAGACGATGTCTTTGTGCACTGGTCGGCCATTGAGGGCGAAGGCTACCGGGCCCTGGATGAGGGCCAGCGCGTCGAGCTTGAGGTCGGCGAAGGCGAGAAAGGCCCGCAGGCAGAAAACGTCCGGCCCGCTCAGTGA